One window of Hylemonella gracilis genomic DNA carries:
- a CDS encoding sulfate/molybdate ABC transporter ATP-binding protein: protein MSIEIRKVNKHFGNFRALHDVDLDIASGELLALLGPSGCGKTTLLRIIAGLETADSGSIYFSGEDTTDKHVRERQIGFVFQHYALFRHMTVADNVAFGLRMKPRSQRPSEKQIKAKVTDLLKLVQLDWLADRYPAQLSGGQRQRIALARALAVEPKVLLLDEPFGALDAKVRKELRRWLRRLHDELHVTSIFVTHDQEEALEVADRVVLMNRGVVEQVGSPQDVWEHPASPFVYGFLGDVNLFQGRAHEGTLHLEGVSSDITIAAPEHVGAQDARAFAYVRPHEFEVRRWSSGAPGIAARLSRAIVVGPIARLELLPEEQTPSLRQAVIEVQIPASQYRELGLTEGELLAVTPRKARVFVEGTPDLAASTTA from the coding sequence ATGAGCATTGAAATCCGCAAGGTCAACAAACATTTCGGCAATTTCCGAGCCTTGCACGATGTCGACCTGGACATCGCGTCCGGCGAGCTGCTGGCCTTGCTGGGCCCCTCGGGCTGCGGCAAGACCACCTTGTTGCGCATCATCGCGGGGCTCGAAACCGCGGACAGCGGCAGCATCTATTTCTCTGGCGAGGACACGACGGACAAGCACGTGCGTGAACGCCAGATCGGTTTCGTGTTCCAGCATTACGCCTTGTTCCGTCACATGACCGTGGCCGACAACGTCGCGTTCGGCCTGCGCATGAAGCCCAGAAGCCAGCGCCCCAGCGAAAAGCAAATCAAGGCCAAGGTCACGGACCTGCTGAAACTCGTGCAGCTCGACTGGCTGGCCGACCGTTATCCCGCGCAGCTGTCGGGGGGGCAACGCCAACGCATCGCGCTCGCGCGTGCCCTGGCAGTGGAGCCGAAGGTGCTCCTGCTCGACGAGCCTTTTGGCGCCCTGGACGCCAAGGTGCGCAAGGAACTGCGTCGCTGGCTGCGCCGTTTGCATGATGAGTTGCACGTGACCAGCATCTTTGTGACGCACGACCAGGAAGAGGCGCTCGAAGTGGCTGACCGAGTGGTGTTGATGAACCGGGGCGTGGTGGAGCAGGTGGGGTCCCCCCAGGACGTTTGGGAGCATCCGGCCAGTCCTTTCGTCTATGGCTTTCTGGGCGACGTGAACCTTTTCCAGGGGCGCGCCCACGAAGGCACCTTGCACCTGGAGGGCGTCTCCAGCGACATCACGATCGCCGCGCCCGAGCACGTCGGCGCACAAGATGCTCGGGCTTTCGCCTACGTGCGCCCGCACGAATTCGAGGTGCGTCGCTGGTCGAGTGGTGCGCCGGGTATCGCCGCCCGCTTGTCCCGCGCCATCGTGGTCGGACCCATTGCCCGCCTGGAACTTTTGCCCGAGGAACAGACTCCATCGCTCCGGCAAGCGGTCATCGAGGTGCAAATCCCTGCGTCACAATACCGCGAGCTTGGATTGACGGAGGGTGAATTGCTGGCTGTGACGCCACGCAAGGCCCGCGTCTTCGTGGAAGGAACACCGGATCTTGCTGCATCGACAACTGCTTGA
- a CDS encoding disulfide bond formation protein B: MHRQLLDTLNAPRRVLFLIFLGCLGLLGFGLYLQHGVGLEPCPMCIVQRYALLLVAVFAGGAALFKGRPWHVAGALLVLLSAAFGAFVAARQSWLQWHPPEFLSCGRDFYGMIEAFPLQRAVPMIFRGSGDCAAVDWTFLGLSIANWSFVCFALMILAAFWLLVRLRTLRV; the protein is encoded by the coding sequence CTGCATCGACAACTGCTTGACACGCTGAATGCGCCTCGACGCGTTCTTTTTCTGATTTTCCTTGGCTGCCTGGGACTGTTGGGATTCGGGCTCTACCTGCAACACGGTGTCGGGCTTGAGCCTTGTCCGATGTGCATCGTCCAGCGTTATGCACTGCTGTTGGTGGCCGTCTTCGCGGGTGGAGCAGCCCTATTCAAAGGACGACCCTGGCATGTCGCAGGTGCGCTACTGGTTCTGCTGTCAGCGGCTTTCGGTGCTTTCGTCGCGGCACGGCAGAGCTGGCTGCAATGGCATCCACCGGAGTTTCTTAGCTGTGGCCGCGATTTTTACGGGATGATCGAGGCCTTCCCGCTTCAGCGAGCCGTGCCGATGATCTTCCGTGGATCCGGCGATTGCGCTGCCGTCGACTGGACTTTCCTCGGGCTGAGCATCGCGAATTGGTCCTTCGTCTGCTTTGCGCTGATGATCCTCGCTGCCTTCTGGCTATTGGTGCGCCTCAGAACATTGCGCGTTTAG
- a CDS encoding methyl-accepting chemotaxis protein — protein MSLGKRLGSLIVSAILGLILLLTFSMVSERSLLLKERKDAVRQATEVAYGLVVHFHDQAVKGQMSMDEAKQRALQAVKALRYSGTEYFWINDMHPRMVMHPIRAELDGTDLTQNKDPNGKHLFVEMVKVVKAQGSGDVDYMWPKPGHATPVQKVSHVKGFEPWGWIVGSGVYIDTVDASIFQRAIQSSLGALVLALLMLGFGLVIVRSIVRQLGGEPAEVSHLMRSMAEGDLSVSVRLKSDDHQSLMHGIKALRDSMAATVDRVRRGSETVSAASAEIAQGNQDLSSRTESQASALEQTAASMEELGSTVKQNAANALQANQLAQNASTVAIQGGEVVTEVVKTMKGISESSRKIVDIINVIDGIAFQTNILALNAAVEAARAGEQGRGFAVVASEVRTLAGRSAAAAKEIKALITASVEQVGQGAALVDRAGNTMEQVVSSIRLVSDIVAEISTASSEQSTGVAQVGEAVTNMDQATQQNAALVEELAAATSSLRSQAQELVSAVSAFQLDPGMQAGRPDVSNRPAVGQTSPALALPR, from the coding sequence ATGAGTCTGGGCAAGCGCCTTGGCTCCCTGATCGTCAGTGCCATTCTTGGCTTGATTCTGCTGCTGACTTTTTCCATGGTTTCCGAGCGCAGCCTGCTGCTCAAGGAACGCAAGGACGCCGTGCGGCAGGCGACCGAGGTGGCTTACGGCTTGGTGGTGCATTTCCATGACCAGGCTGTCAAGGGCCAGATGTCCATGGACGAAGCCAAGCAGCGCGCGCTGCAAGCCGTCAAGGCCTTGCGCTATAGCGGTACGGAGTATTTCTGGATCAATGACATGCATCCACGCATGGTGATGCACCCCATCCGCGCCGAATTGGATGGCACGGACTTGACTCAGAACAAAGACCCGAACGGCAAGCACCTGTTCGTTGAGATGGTCAAGGTGGTCAAGGCGCAGGGGTCGGGCGACGTGGACTATATGTGGCCCAAGCCCGGGCATGCCACGCCTGTGCAGAAGGTTTCTCATGTGAAGGGCTTCGAGCCTTGGGGATGGATCGTCGGCTCGGGCGTTTACATCGACACGGTCGACGCCTCGATTTTCCAGCGAGCCATCCAATCCAGCCTGGGCGCGCTGGTCCTGGCCCTGCTCATGTTGGGTTTTGGCCTGGTGATTGTCCGCAGCATCGTGCGACAACTCGGAGGCGAACCGGCGGAGGTCAGCCACCTCATGCGCAGCATGGCTGAAGGCGACCTGAGCGTGAGTGTCCGATTGAAGTCGGACGATCATCAGAGCCTGATGCATGGCATCAAGGCATTGCGCGATTCCATGGCGGCGACAGTGGACCGTGTCCGGCGTGGCAGTGAGACGGTGTCCGCGGCCAGCGCGGAGATCGCGCAGGGCAACCAGGATCTGAGTTCGCGCACCGAAAGCCAGGCCAGCGCGCTGGAACAAACCGCCGCCTCCATGGAAGAGCTGGGCAGCACCGTGAAGCAGAATGCCGCGAATGCCCTGCAGGCCAATCAGCTCGCGCAAAACGCTAGTACGGTGGCTATACAGGGGGGGGAAGTCGTGACCGAGGTCGTGAAGACCATGAAGGGCATCAGCGAATCGTCCCGCAAGATCGTCGACATCATCAACGTGATCGATGGCATCGCTTTCCAGACGAACATCCTGGCCTTGAACGCCGCGGTCGAGGCTGCGCGCGCGGGGGAGCAGGGCCGGGGTTTCGCGGTGGTGGCCAGCGAAGTCCGGACCCTGGCGGGGCGCAGCGCCGCCGCCGCCAAGGAGATCAAGGCGCTGATCACTGCCAGTGTCGAGCAGGTCGGACAGGGTGCGGCCCTGGTGGACCGCGCAGGCAATACCATGGAGCAGGTGGTGAGCAGCATCCGGCTGGTATCGGACATCGTTGCCGAAATCAGTACCGCCAGCAGCGAGCAGAGCACGGGAGTCGCCCAGGTCGGCGAAGCCGTGACCAATATGGACCAAGCCACCCAGCAGAACGCGGCCTTGGTGGAGGAATTGGCTGCGGCGACGAGCAGCCTGCGCTCCCAGGCCCAGGAATTGGTGTCCGCTGTTTCCGCGTTTCAACTGGATCCCGGCATGCAGGCTGGGCGTCCGGACGTCTCGAATCGGCCGGCCGTCGGCCAGACTTCCCCGGCGCTGGCCCTTCCCAGGTGA
- a CDS encoding HD family phosphohydrolase, giving the protein MNTETSANFTTDLLRRLEQLNAIGTALSREHDTTRLLETILLAAKDITNADGGTLYRVTEDERALRFEIMRTDSLSIAMGGTTGKKIELPLVQLFDADGKPNDRAVAAYAANHESTVNIPDAYDNTKFDFTGTRSFDQRTGYRSQSMLAVPMKNHEDRVIGVLQLLNARKPGSGEVTAFLPADQSLVESLASQAAIALTNRQLIAQLEELFEALISMINEAIDEKSEYTGGHCQRVPELTMLLANAAAATTAGPLAGFSMSDKDRYELKIAGLLHDCGKITTPVHVVDKATKLETIYDRIGLVDTRFEVLKRDAEIAALREQLALRPVVDATAEARIGAQLSQSLERLDSDRNFLRRTNKGGEAMREDDIQRVRDMAAQYRWRAPDDVPGQDSDFLSVNEVENLTIARGTLTHPEREIINHHIVATINMLEQLPWPRHLRNVPEYAGGHHERMDGKGYPKGLTREQMSVQARVMGIADIFEALTASDRPYKPPMKLSQALSIMANMKKGGHIDPDLFEIFVREQVYLEYAERFLAPEQIDEVNQAAVLT; this is encoded by the coding sequence ATGAACACGGAAACTTCTGCCAATTTCACGACCGACCTGCTGCGTCGCCTGGAGCAGCTCAACGCCATCGGCACGGCACTCTCCCGCGAGCACGACACCACCCGCCTGCTGGAAACCATTCTGCTGGCGGCCAAGGACATCACCAATGCCGATGGCGGCACCCTTTATCGCGTGACCGAAGACGAGCGCGCGCTGCGCTTCGAGATCATGCGCACGGACTCGCTGAGCATCGCGATGGGCGGCACCACCGGCAAGAAAATCGAATTGCCGCTGGTGCAACTGTTCGACGCCGACGGCAAGCCGAACGACCGAGCCGTGGCGGCCTATGCCGCCAACCACGAGAGCACGGTGAACATCCCTGACGCCTACGACAACACCAAGTTCGACTTCACCGGCACGAGATCCTTCGACCAGCGCACGGGGTATCGTTCGCAATCGATGCTGGCCGTGCCCATGAAGAACCACGAGGACCGCGTCATCGGTGTCCTGCAACTGCTCAATGCGCGCAAGCCTGGCAGCGGCGAGGTCACCGCCTTCCTGCCGGCCGACCAAAGCCTGGTCGAATCCCTGGCCTCGCAGGCGGCCATCGCGCTGACCAACCGGCAACTGATCGCGCAACTCGAGGAACTGTTCGAAGCCTTGATCAGCATGATCAACGAGGCCATCGACGAAAAATCGGAATACACCGGGGGCCATTGCCAGCGCGTGCCGGAGCTGACCATGTTGCTGGCCAACGCAGCCGCCGCCACCACGGCCGGCCCGCTGGCGGGCTTCTCCATGAGCGACAAGGACCGGTACGAGCTGAAGATCGCCGGCTTGCTGCACGATTGCGGCAAGATCACCACCCCCGTGCACGTGGTGGACAAGGCCACCAAGCTGGAAACCATCTACGACCGCATCGGCCTGGTGGACACCCGTTTCGAGGTGCTCAAGCGCGACGCGGAGATCGCCGCCTTGCGCGAGCAACTGGCCTTGCGACCCGTGGTCGACGCCACGGCGGAGGCCCGAATTGGTGCTCAGTTGAGCCAGTCACTCGAGCGGCTGGATAGTGATCGCAACTTCCTGCGCAGGACGAACAAAGGCGGGGAAGCCATGCGCGAGGACGACATCCAACGTGTGCGTGACATGGCCGCCCAATACCGTTGGCGCGCCCCCGATGATGTCCCCGGACAGGACAGCGATTTCCTGAGCGTCAACGAGGTCGAGAACCTCACCATCGCCCGGGGCACATTAACGCATCCCGAGCGCGAGATCATCAACCACCACATCGTCGCCACCATCAACATGCTGGAGCAACTGCCCTGGCCGCGTCACTTGCGCAATGTGCCCGAGTACGCTGGGGGGCACCATGAACGCATGGATGGCAAGGGTTACCCGAAAGGGCTCACTCGTGAGCAGATGTCGGTACAGGCCCGGGTGATGGGCATCGCCGACATTTTCGAGGCCTTGACCGCCAGCGACCGGCCGTACAAACCGCCGATGAAGCTTTCCCAGGCCCTGTCCATCATGGCGAACATGAAGAAGGGCGGACACATCGACCCCGATCTGTTCGAGATCTTCGTGCGTGAGCAGGTCTACCTGGAGTACGCGGAGCGTTTCCTGGCGCCCGAGCAGATCGACGAAGTGAACCAGGCCGCTGTGCTGACCTGA
- the cysT gene encoding sulfate ABC transporter permease subunit CysT — protein MTAFAVPSAVSITSPAVSRRRKARRVLPGFNLTLGYTLFYLSLIVLIPLSALFFKSFTMTWDHFWTAVASPRVLASYRLTFGASLIAALVNLVFGLLVAWVLVRYKFPGKKIVDALVDLPFALPTAVAGISLTALLAGNGWVGQYFEPNGIFGFLGIKLAYNPTGVVIALIFIGLPFVVRTVQPVLEDTEKELEEAATCLGATRWQTFRYVILPSILPALLTGFAMAFARAVGEYGSVIFIAGNMPMISEITPLIIISKLEQYDYAGATAVAVVMLLISFVMLLVINGLQAWQRKRSGA, from the coding sequence ATGACTGCGTTCGCCGTTCCCTCCGCCGTGTCAATCACGAGTCCGGCGGTTTCTAGGCGCCGCAAGGCGCGTCGCGTGCTGCCCGGTTTCAACCTGACGCTGGGCTACACGCTGTTCTATCTCAGCCTGATCGTTCTCATCCCCCTGTCCGCGCTGTTCTTCAAGTCCTTCACGATGACTTGGGACCACTTCTGGACGGCGGTAGCCTCGCCACGCGTGCTGGCCTCCTACCGATTGACTTTTGGGGCGTCGCTGATCGCGGCCTTGGTCAATCTGGTGTTTGGCCTGCTGGTCGCCTGGGTGCTGGTGCGCTACAAGTTTCCGGGCAAGAAGATTGTTGATGCGCTGGTGGACCTGCCTTTCGCCTTGCCGACCGCCGTGGCTGGCATCTCGCTGACCGCCTTGCTGGCAGGCAATGGTTGGGTCGGTCAGTACTTCGAACCGAATGGGATTTTTGGCTTTCTGGGCATCAAGCTGGCCTACAACCCCACGGGGGTGGTGATCGCACTGATCTTCATTGGCCTGCCGTTCGTGGTGCGCACGGTGCAGCCGGTGCTGGAAGACACCGAGAAGGAATTGGAAGAGGCCGCCACTTGCCTGGGCGCGACGCGCTGGCAGACCTTCCGTTACGTGATCCTGCCCAGCATCCTGCCCGCGCTACTGACAGGTTTTGCGATGGCTTTCGCGCGCGCCGTCGGCGAATATGGCTCCGTGATCTTCATCGCGGGCAATATGCCCATGATTTCGGAGATCACGCCGCTCATCATCATCTCCAAGCTGGAACAGTATGACTACGCGGGCGCGACAGCCGTTGCCGTGGTGATGCTGCTGATTTCCTTCGTGATGCTGCTGGTCATCAACGGCTTGCAGGCGTGGCAGCGCAAGCGTTCCGGAGCATGA
- the argA gene encoding amino-acid N-acetyltransferase: MSAVFNFTFVPWFRSVAPYIHKFRNQTFVVGVCGEAIAAGKLPNLAQDLALIQSMGVKIVLVHGFRPQVNEQLKAKGHAALYSRGMRITDEVALDCAQEAAGQLRYQIEAAFSQGLPNTPMAGATVRVLSGNFITARPVGIVDGVDFQSSGLVRKVDVAAIQHTLNMGAVALLSPFGFSPTGEAFNLTMEDVATSVATALHADKLIFITEIPGLRLRPNEPESEDNPIDTELPLAAAEKLLTELPAPEHPSDAAFYLQHCIRACKGGVERSHIIPYAVDGSLLLEIYVHDGIGTMIVDEKLEELREATADDVGGILRLIEPYEKDGTLVKRSRTEIERDIGNYTIIEHDGVIFACAALYPYPEAHTAEMAALTVLNESQGQGDGEKVLKRVEQRARAMGLKSIFVLTTRTMHWFIKRGFQQVDPDWLPEARRRMYNWDRRSQVLVKKLP, translated from the coding sequence ATGTCCGCCGTCTTCAACTTCACCTTCGTGCCCTGGTTCCGTTCGGTCGCGCCCTACATCCACAAATTCCGCAATCAGACCTTCGTGGTGGGTGTTTGCGGCGAGGCCATCGCGGCGGGCAAGTTGCCGAATCTGGCGCAGGATCTGGCCCTGATCCAGAGCATGGGCGTGAAGATCGTGCTGGTGCACGGCTTTCGCCCCCAGGTGAACGAGCAGCTCAAGGCCAAGGGCCACGCCGCCCTGTATTCGCGCGGCATGCGCATCACGGACGAGGTCGCGCTGGATTGCGCGCAAGAGGCCGCCGGACAGCTGCGTTACCAGATCGAGGCGGCTTTCAGCCAGGGCCTACCCAACACGCCCATGGCGGGCGCCACGGTGCGGGTGCTCTCGGGCAACTTCATCACCGCGCGGCCCGTGGGCATCGTCGACGGCGTCGATTTCCAGAGTTCGGGCCTGGTGCGCAAGGTGGACGTCGCCGCCATCCAGCACACCTTGAACATGGGGGCTGTCGCCCTGCTCTCGCCCTTTGGCTTCTCGCCCACCGGCGAGGCCTTCAACCTGACCATGGAAGACGTGGCAACCTCGGTGGCCACCGCCCTGCACGCCGACAAGCTGATCTTCATCACCGAAATTCCTGGCCTGCGCCTGCGCCCCAACGAACCGGAGTCCGAGGACAACCCCATCGACACCGAGCTACCCCTGGCCGCCGCCGAGAAACTGCTGACCGAATTGCCGGCGCCAGAACACCCCAGCGACGCCGCCTTCTACCTGCAACATTGCATCCGTGCCTGCAAAGGCGGGGTGGAACGCAGCCACATCATTCCCTACGCAGTCGATGGGTCCCTGCTACTGGAGATCTACGTGCACGACGGCATCGGCACCATGATCGTGGACGAGAAGCTGGAGGAACTGCGCGAAGCCACGGCGGATGATGTGGGTGGCATCCTGCGCCTGATCGAGCCGTACGAAAAGGACGGGACACTGGTCAAGCGCAGCCGCACGGAAATCGAGCGCGACATCGGCAACTACACCATCATCGAACACGATGGCGTGATCTTCGCCTGCGCGGCGCTTTATCCCTACCCCGAGGCGCACACGGCCGAAATGGCGGCGCTGACCGTCTTGAACGAATCGCAGGGGCAGGGCGACGGGGAAAAAGTGCTCAAGCGCGTCGAGCAACGTGCGCGGGCGATGGGACTCAAAAGCATCTTCGTGCTGACCACGCGCACCATGCATTGGTTCATCAAACGCGGCTTCCAGCAGGTCGACCCGGACTGGCTGCCCGAAGCCCGTCGCCGCATGTACAACTGGGACCGCCGCAGCCAGGTGCTGGTCAAGAAGCTGCCCTGA
- a CDS encoding methyl-accepting chemotaxis protein → MQIRVRLPLTIAVLIISLLGASFLGIYRLNQSLRVFDVQVAGAHQNERLVMGMLVNFKTQVQEWKNVLLRGGDPQLLERHWTSFEKTEQEVAATGALLTKALPTGEARRLVEQFLQEHSKMGEGYRRGLDAYKTAGFLASVGDKSVSGMDRAPARLLDEAAQQIAKDANVLGLAAHDQGRQAVMISLAMMLLVCLGSVVLSIWLTRSLIRPIREAVAHTEEIARGNLGGAIHATGHDELAHLLRSLNTMRVALIDVVKRVRHSSDSVSMASSEIAQGNQDLSARTERQASALQQTAASMEELSSTVRQNADNAQQANQLARDASSVAEQGGEAVGQVVHTMKGINNSSHQISEIIGVIDGIAFQTNILALNAAVEAARAGEQGRGFAVVAGEVRALAQRSADAAKQIKALIGESVQRVQQGSVQADQAGGTMGEVVSSIRRVTAIMGEISAASSEQSSGVSQIGDAVVQMDQATQQNAALVEQMAAAASSLKMQAQELVQAVAVFRLAGAVLPDRSRSLELIAT, encoded by the coding sequence ATGCAGATCAGGGTCCGATTGCCGCTCACGATCGCGGTGCTCATCATCTCCTTGCTGGGCGCCAGTTTTCTGGGCATCTATAGACTGAATCAGTCACTGCGTGTTTTTGACGTCCAGGTGGCCGGAGCCCATCAGAACGAACGTCTGGTCATGGGCATGCTGGTCAATTTCAAGACCCAGGTGCAGGAATGGAAGAACGTGCTGTTGCGCGGTGGCGATCCGCAGTTGCTGGAACGTCATTGGACCAGCTTTGAAAAGACCGAGCAGGAGGTGGCCGCGACGGGTGCGCTGCTGACCAAGGCCTTGCCCACAGGGGAGGCGCGTCGCCTGGTCGAACAGTTCCTGCAGGAGCATAGCAAGATGGGCGAAGGCTATCGCCGTGGTCTGGATGCCTACAAGACAGCGGGCTTTCTCGCTTCCGTGGGGGATAAATCCGTCAGCGGCATGGACCGGGCGCCCGCTCGTCTGCTGGACGAAGCCGCGCAGCAGATCGCCAAGGACGCGAATGTTCTTGGCCTTGCGGCGCATGATCAAGGGCGTCAGGCCGTGATGATCAGCCTGGCGATGATGCTGCTGGTTTGCCTGGGCAGCGTGGTCTTGTCCATCTGGCTGACCCGTTCGCTGATCCGCCCGATTCGAGAGGCGGTGGCCCACACCGAAGAGATTGCACGGGGCAATCTGGGCGGGGCAATCCATGCCACCGGGCACGATGAGCTCGCACACCTGTTGCGCTCGCTCAACACCATGCGCGTGGCCCTGATCGATGTCGTGAAGCGGGTGCGCCATAGCTCGGATTCTGTGTCCATGGCCAGCTCCGAGATTGCTCAAGGCAACCAGGATTTGTCGGCTCGTACCGAGCGCCAGGCCAGCGCGCTGCAGCAGACGGCAGCCTCCATGGAGGAGCTCTCGTCCACCGTCCGGCAGAACGCCGACAACGCGCAGCAAGCTAACCAACTGGCACGCGACGCCAGCAGTGTCGCCGAGCAGGGGGGCGAGGCCGTGGGGCAGGTGGTCCACACGATGAAAGGCATCAACAACAGCTCGCACCAGATCTCCGAGATCATTGGTGTCATTGATGGCATCGCCTTCCAGACCAACATCCTGGCGCTCAACGCGGCCGTGGAGGCCGCGCGCGCCGGCGAGCAGGGGCGCGGGTTCGCGGTGGTGGCGGGAGAGGTGCGTGCCCTGGCGCAGCGCTCGGCCGACGCCGCCAAGCAAATCAAGGCCCTGATTGGTGAGAGCGTGCAGCGCGTCCAGCAGGGTAGTGTGCAGGCCGATCAGGCGGGTGGCACCATGGGCGAGGTGGTCTCCAGCATTCGGCGGGTGACCGCGATCATGGGCGAGATCAGCGCTGCCAGCAGTGAGCAGAGTTCCGGGGTTTCACAGATCGGCGATGCCGTGGTCCAGATGGATCAGGCCACCCAGCAGAACGCGGCGCTCGTGGAGCAGATGGCCGCGGCGGCGAGCAGTCTCAAGATGCAGGCCCAGGAACTCGTGCAGGCCGTGGCCGTTTTCCGCCTCGCGGGCGCGGTTCTTCCCGATCGCTCGCGGTCGCTCGAACTGATCGCCACTTGA
- the cysW gene encoding sulfate ABC transporter permease subunit CysW, with the protein MTNSTSSASGARAPLDVRKKRVLTTETPAVRWTLTLVALAFIALFLVLPLVAVATEALRKGWHAYFVALLEPDAWAAIKLTLIAAGIAVPLNLVFGVAAAWAIAKYEFHGKAFLTTLVDLPFSVSPVVSGLIYVLLFGAQGWLGPWLAEHDIKIIFAVPGIVLATIFVTFPFIARELIPLMQAQGNEEEQAAIVLGANGWQTFWHVTLPNIKWGLLYGVILCNARAMGEFGAVSVVSGHIRGQTNTIPLHVEILYNEYQSAAAFAVASLLAVLAVVTLVLKTFAEWRHERDRATAVNAPPENPGAAAASPVPAASAAA; encoded by the coding sequence ATGACAAATTCAACTTCCTCCGCGTCCGGCGCTCGCGCGCCCTTGGACGTGCGCAAGAAACGCGTCCTCACCACGGAGACGCCAGCGGTGCGCTGGACGCTGACCTTGGTGGCCCTGGCTTTCATCGCGCTGTTTCTTGTCCTGCCCCTGGTGGCGGTGGCGACCGAGGCCCTGCGCAAGGGCTGGCATGCTTATTTCGTTGCCTTGCTCGAACCCGACGCCTGGGCCGCGATCAAGCTCACGCTCATTGCGGCGGGTATTGCCGTGCCTTTGAATCTGGTGTTCGGCGTGGCCGCAGCCTGGGCCATTGCCAAGTACGAGTTTCACGGCAAGGCCTTTCTCACCACCTTGGTTGATCTGCCGTTCTCGGTGTCGCCCGTGGTCTCGGGCCTGATCTACGTGTTGCTTTTCGGCGCGCAAGGATGGCTGGGGCCCTGGCTGGCTGAACATGACATCAAGATCATCTTCGCCGTGCCGGGCATCGTGCTGGCCACGATTTTCGTGACCTTCCCCTTCATCGCGCGGGAACTGATTCCGCTCATGCAGGCGCAAGGCAACGAGGAGGAACAGGCTGCCATCGTCCTCGGCGCAAACGGCTGGCAGACCTTCTGGCATGTGACGCTGCCCAACATCAAGTGGGGTTTGTTGTATGGCGTGATCCTCTGCAACGCGCGTGCCATGGGCGAATTCGGCGCGGTGTCGGTTGTGTCGGGCCATATCCGTGGTCAGACCAACACGATACCGCTGCACGTGGAGATCCTCTACAACGAGTACCAGTCCGCGGCTGCGTTCGCCGTTGCTTCCCTGTTGGCCGTGCTGGCCGTGGTGACTCTGGTGCTCAAGACCTTCGCCGAGTGGAGGCATGAACGTGACCGCGCGACCGCGGTCAACGCCCCGCCCGAGAATCCCGGCGCAGCCGCCGCCAGTCCCGTACCGGCAGCGTCTGCCGCCGCCTGA